Proteins encoded by one window of Rutidosis leptorrhynchoides isolate AG116_Rl617_1_P2 chromosome 7, CSIRO_AGI_Rlap_v1, whole genome shotgun sequence:
- the LOC139857812 gene encoding probable arabinose 5-phosphate isomerase, giving the protein MGSLPHIPSLDPSSEKEPQFNIDPNKLKTLFKSQQKYLNNFFDKLDHTQTHIFTQTLLNSTGTIFISGVGKSGFVSKNISQTLVSLGIKSQFLSPVDALHGDIGVLTNADVLVMFSKSGNTEELLRLVPCARSKGAFLISVTSVEGNSLMGLCDLNVHLPLERELCPFDLAPTTSTAIQMVFGCTVAIAMMDAKNLTKEGYAANHPAGRIGKSLIFKVKDVMKKQEELPVCKEGDLIMDQLVELTSKGCGCLLVIDDDYHLIGTFTDGDLRRTLKASKEGIFKLTVGQMCNRKPRTITADKMAVEAMKKMEAPPSPVQFLPVINEQNVVIGIVTLHGLVSAGL; this is encoded by the exons ATGGGTTCTCTTCCACATATACCATCGCTAGATCCATCTTCAGAAAAAGAACCCCAATTCAATATCGATCCAAACAAACTAAAAACCCTATTCAAATCCCAACAAAAATACCTCAACAATTTCTTCGATAAACTCGATCATACCCAAACCCATATATTCACCCAAACACTCCTCAATTCAACCGGCACAATTTTCATCTCAGGTGTCGGCAAATCAGGTTTCGTATCCAAAAACATTTCACAAACCCTCGTATCTCTCGGAATCAAATCTCAATTCTTGTCTCCTGTCGACGCCCTTCACGGTGACATCGGCGTTTTAACGAACGCCGATGTGTTGGTTATGTTTAGTAAAAGTGGGAACACCGAAGAATTGTTGCGATTGGTTCCGTGTGCGAGATCGAAAGGCGCGTTTTTGATATCGGTTACATCGGTTGAAGGAAATTCGTTGATGGGTTTGTGTGATTTGAATGTGCATTTGCCGTTAGAACGAGAATTGTGTCCGTTTGATTTGGCGCCAACGACGTCAACGGCGATTCAGATGGTTTTTGGATGTACTGTTGCGATTGCAATGATGGATGCTAAGAATTTGACTAAAGAAGGGTATGCTGCTAATCATCCTGCTGGCCGAATTGgcaaaagtttgatctttaag GTGAAAGATGTAATGAAGAAACAAGAGGAACTTCCAGTATGTAAAGAGGGAGATTTGATAATGGATCAATTAGTTGAATTAACTAGTAAAGGATGTGGTTGTCTTTTGGTGATTGATGACGATTACCACCTTATCGGAACGTTTACTGATGGTGATCTGCGCCGAACACTTAAAGCTAGCAAAGAAGGGATCTTTAAACTTACTGTTGGCCAGATGTGCAACAG GAAGCCGAGGACTATAACTGCAGACAAAATGGCGGTTGAAGCAATGAAGAAGATGGAGGCTCCTCCATCGCCTGTTCAGTTTTTGCCGGTTATTAATGAACAAAATGTAGTCATAGGTATTGTGACACTCCACGGACTTGTCTCTGCAGGCCTCTAA
- the LOC139859700 gene encoding probable arabinose 5-phosphate isomerase yields the protein MDQLVELTSKGCGCLLVIDDDYRVIGTFTDGDLRRTLKASKEGIFKLTVGKMCNRKPRTITADKMAVEAMKAMEAPPSPVQFLPVINEENIVIGIVTLHGLVSAGL from the exons ATGGATCAATTAGTTGAATTAACTAGTAAAGGATGTGGTTGTCTTTTGGTGATTGATGACGATTACCGCGTTATCGGGACGTTTACTGATGGTGATCTGCGGCGAACGCTTAAAGCTAGCAAGGAAGGTATCTTTAAACTTACTGTTGGCAAGATGTGCAACAG GAAGCCAAGGACTATAACTGCAGACAAAATGGCAGTTGAGGCAATGAAGGCGATGGAGGCTCCACCATCGCCAGTTCAGTTTTTGCCGGTTATTAATGAAGAAAACATAGTCATAGGTATTGTGACACTCCATGGACTTGTCTCTGCTGGCCTTTGA
- the LOC139858541 gene encoding uncharacterized protein: MASTLVARQSVNVLRLSASSRSASLIQRRGLAGAADPHGPKKVDFWKAPTSPSQWKEEHFVIISLTGWGLAIYGGFKAFSGGKKDQKLVEATN; the protein is encoded by the exons ATGGCGTCAACATTGGTGGCTCGTCAATCTGTAAACGTACTCCGTCTATCAGCGTCTTCTAGATCGGCCTCTCTTATCCAACGCCGTGGTCTCGCCGGCGCCGCCG ATCCACATGGACCTAAAAAGGTTGACTTCTGGAAAGCTCCAACGAGTCCATCTCAGTGGAAGGAAGAACAT TTTGTTATTATCTCTTTGACTGGCTGGGGATTAGCTATCTATGGCGGGTTCAAGGCTTTCTCAGGGGGAAAGAAGGATCAG AAATTGGTGGAAGCAACAAATTAA